From Microbacterium sp. 10M-3C3:
CCGCATGGACCGTCGCGCCGTGTCGGAGGCGGTGGCTACCCTGCCCGTATGACCGAGCCCACCACGTCGACCGTCGTCCCGCCCCCGCACGGCGTGCGCACGTTCGCCAACGTGCTCGTGAACACGGCGGTCGCGAATGTGACGACGAGCTTCCTGTGGTTCGCGCTGACGTTCTGGGTGTACCTGGAGACCGAGAGCGTGCTGGCCACCGGCATCATCGGCGGCGCGTACATGCTGCTGCTCGCGCTGTTCGCGATGGTGTTCGGGTCGATCGTCGACCGGCACCGCAAGCACCGCGTGAGGGTGTTCTCGAGCCTCGTGACGCTCGTGGCGTTCAGCGCCGCGGGCGGGCTGTACCTCGCGTCCCCCGAGGCCGCGCTCCTCGACCTCGGCGGTCCGTGGTTCTGGCTGTTTTCCGGGATCATCCTGTTCGGCGCCGTCATCGAGAACATGCGCAACATCGCGCTGTCGACCACCGTCACGCTCCTCGTGCCGGTCGAGAAGCACGCCAACGCCAACGGCTACGTCGGCACCGTGCAGGGCGTCGCCTTCGCCGTGACGAGCGTCTTCTCGGGGCTCGCGATCGGCCTCGGCGGCATGGGGTGGACGCTCGTGCTGGCGATCGGCCTCACGCTCGTCGCGTTCGTGCACCTGCTGACGGTGCGCATCCCGGAGGACAAGCCCGAGCCCGACGGCCCGCGCCAGCCCGCGGTGGATCTGCGCGGCGCCATCACGGCCGTCCGGGCCGCGCCGGGTCTGTTCGCCCTCATCATCTTCTCGACGTTCAACAACCTCATCGGCGGCGTCTACATGGCGCTCATGGACCCGTACGGCCTCGAGCTGTTCGACGTGCGCATCTGGGGCGTCATCCTCGGGGTGACCTCGACGGGCTTCATCATCGGTGGGTTGGCGATCGGCCGGTTCGGCCTCGGTAAGAACCCCATCCGCACCATGCTGTGGATCGTCGTCGGCATGGGCGTGCTCGGCGCCGTGTTCACGATCCGCGAGTGGTGGTGGCTGTACGCGCTCGGCATCTGGGTGTACATGGCGCTCATCCCGGCCGTCGAGGCGGCCGAGCAGACCGTGATCCAGAAGGTCGTCCCCTTCCGCACGCAGGGACGCGTCTTCGGCTTCGCCGCGGCGTTCGAGTCGGCCGCGGCGCCGATCACCGCGTTCCTCATCGCGCCGATCGCGGAGTTCGCGATCATCCCGTACATGAACAGCGACGCCGGGCGCGACGCGTGGGGGTGGCTCCTCGGTGACGGCCAGGCACGCGGCATCGCGATGGTGTTCCTGTTCGCCGGGCTGATCATGGTCGTGCTCGCGCTCCTGGCGTTCGCGACACGCTCGTACCGCATCCTGTCGCGCGAGTACGCGGCCGCTGTCCCGTCCGAGGCGGCTCCGGATGCGGCGGCTCCGGATGCGGCGGCTGTCCCGTCCGAGGCGGCTCCGGATGCGGCGGCTCCGGATGCGGCGCCCTCGGTGCCCGCCGCCCGGGCCGGCGTGCCCTCGATGCCGGACCCCGCCGACCCCCGCTGAGCCGTACGGCCATCCTGACCCGCTCGGGGCGCCGCGGCTTCCGCGCGGCGCGGACCCACGCATGGCCCCGGTTCGGGGCGCACTTCGCGCGTGCGGGGCGCACGTGTCGCGCCCCGACCGTCCGCGTCGCGCCCCGAACGCGGACCCGAAGCTGTGCGACGGACCGCGGGGTTACGGGGCGGCGAGCTCGATGACGGCGTCGTGCCACGAGGCGGCGTCGTCGTCCCACAGCGCGACGAACGCGTCGGCGAGGGCGTCCTCGAGGCCGGCCAGCGCCTTCACCCGGAAGACCACGGCGGCCGCACTCTGCTCGGCGCCGGCGTCGCGCGCCGCCTTCGCGAAGCCCTGCCCGACCGCGCGGGTCCACGCCTCGGCGGCCGCCTTGACGGCGGCGTAGTTGGCGCCCCCCGCCAGCGGCTTCGCGACCGCCGTCGACGACACGATCGCCTCGCGTCCCGCGCTCGAGGCGCGAAGGTCCTCGTCGAACGCCCGCGACACGTGCCGCAGCGCCGTCAGCGACGTCTCCAGCGCGCGGAAGTCGGCGTCGGTCTGGCCCGCCAGTCCGCCGCCGCCGCGCCAGCCGCCGACGAGGTGCAGCACCCCGTCGACCCGGCCGTGCCGGTCGCGGATGCGGCGGGCGAGGTCGCCGACCGCCTCCTCGTCGGTGAGGTCGGCCACTTCGGACGCGACGCCGTCGACCGCGGCGCACAGCGCGTCGAGCTTCGCCGCATCCCGACCGGC
This genomic window contains:
- a CDS encoding MFS transporter — protein: MTEPTTSTVVPPPHGVRTFANVLVNTAVANVTTSFLWFALTFWVYLETESVLATGIIGGAYMLLLALFAMVFGSIVDRHRKHRVRVFSSLVTLVAFSAAGGLYLASPEAALLDLGGPWFWLFSGIILFGAVIENMRNIALSTTVTLLVPVEKHANANGYVGTVQGVAFAVTSVFSGLAIGLGGMGWTLVLAIGLTLVAFVHLLTVRIPEDKPEPDGPRQPAVDLRGAITAVRAAPGLFALIIFSTFNNLIGGVYMALMDPYGLELFDVRIWGVILGVTSTGFIIGGLAIGRFGLGKNPIRTMLWIVVGMGVLGAVFTIREWWWLYALGIWVYMALIPAVEAAEQTVIQKVVPFRTQGRVFGFAAAFESAAAPITAFLIAPIAEFAIIPYMNSDAGRDAWGWLLGDGQARGIAMVFLFAGLIMVVLALLAFATRSYRILSREYAAAVPSEAAPDAAAPDAAAVPSEAAPDAAAPDAAPSVPAARAGVPSMPDPADPR
- a CDS encoding SDR family NAD(P)-dependent oxidoreductase, which translates into the protein MSDDDARRAADPTGPADERGGASAANDERGAGSGAAERGADEREGVAGRLVLLAGGTSDAGRAAARALVAAGARVVVAGRDAAKLDALCAAVDGVASEVADLTDEEAVGDLARRIRDRHGRVDGVLHLVGGWRGGGGLAGQTDADFRALETSLTALRHVSRAFDEDLRASSAGREAIVSSTAVAKPLAGGANYAAVKAAAEAWTRAVGQGFAKAARDAGAEQSAAAVVFRVKALAGLEDALADAFVALWDDDAASWHDAVIELAAP